The following are encoded in a window of Halalkalicoccus jeotgali B3 genomic DNA:
- a CDS encoding MarR family transcriptional regulator, which produces MIKESHFRIISHLIVEGESEVSISTLADQLGWSPGHSSRIVAELEADGYVHTEQSSRQKLVSLTDIEPIEQLEGLLTEYSHMDLPSLIAGSGLQILYYLDQRRTATELAERSSISRATVYRRLDNLQRVGVVGKSKSRYRLNDPFTVLVSIARGLFHQKHRREAEQHATGLNFVWETHDEYLFACDNDVSTEGFHLTGPALFGDFGVPLLTRDRRHYVRTDRLSEITPAELVCHTLLIDDGSRYRTYCLLLIQKQEVDQAALQDCAEHYLPETAIDLRAIVDDLSEYLETDGETTTEQLPQWEEFKQTARDYEITV; this is translated from the coding sequence ATGATCAAGGAAAGCCATTTTCGGATAATCTCACATCTCATAGTAGAGGGTGAGTCGGAAGTGAGTATCAGCACACTTGCTGATCAACTCGGATGGAGTCCTGGCCACTCCTCACGCATTGTCGCTGAATTAGAAGCGGACGGATACGTACACACCGAACAAAGTAGTCGACAAAAGTTGGTCTCACTCACGGATATCGAACCAATCGAGCAACTGGAGGGACTTCTTACGGAATATAGTCATATGGACCTCCCTAGCCTCATCGCCGGCTCTGGGTTACAGATCCTCTATTATCTCGATCAGAGACGGACTGCGACCGAATTGGCTGAACGAAGTAGCATTAGCCGGGCAACGGTATATCGGCGTTTAGATAACCTCCAGCGTGTTGGTGTCGTCGGAAAATCGAAATCCCGATACCGTCTCAACGACCCGTTCACAGTACTAGTGTCGATCGCTAGAGGGCTGTTCCACCAGAAACATCGCCGTGAAGCAGAGCAACACGCGACTGGACTCAACTTTGTATGGGAAACACACGACGAGTATCTCTTTGCGTGCGACAACGACGTTAGCACTGAAGGATTTCATCTCACTGGGCCAGCATTGTTCGGCGATTTCGGTGTTCCACTTCTCACCCGTGATCGACGACACTACGTCCGGACAGATCGACTTTCAGAGATCACTCCCGCGGAGTTAGTTTGCCATACACTGCTGATCGACGATGGCTCTCGGTACCGAACGTACTGTCTGTTGTTGATACAAAAGCAGGAGGTCGACCAGGCGGCACTACAGGACTGTGCCGAACACTATCTCCCCGAGACAGCGATCGATCTACGCGCTATCGTTGACGATCTCAGCGAATATCTCGAAACAGACGGAGAAACAACGACTGAGCAACTGCCTCAATGGGAAGAGTTCAAACAAACAGCCAGAGACTACGAGATTACTGTATGA